One Bombina bombina isolate aBomBom1 chromosome 5, aBomBom1.pri, whole genome shotgun sequence DNA segment encodes these proteins:
- the LOC128661610 gene encoding prolactin-like, with amino-acid sequence MIPYCVHSYVSIVGFIEKNINWLLQLLIDLKCSFVYTDVMLVTLLVIGHGVMSLPICPNGGTNCQLSTGALFDRAVKLSHYIHSLSSEMFKEFDQQFTPSSRFFEKSIMSCHTSSLKTPEDKEQAQQIQHEDLLNLVLRVLRSWNDPLVHMVSEIQDIREAPDTFRWKAVEIEEQTKRLLEGMEKIVGRIHPGDLENEVYTLWSGPPTAHFADENARLFAFYNLLHCLNRDSHKIDNYLKVLKCRLIHDSNC; translated from the exons ATGATTCCATATTGTGTTCATTCTTATGTTTCAATAGTAGGAtttatagagaaaaatataaaCTGGTTACTACAACTTCTCATAGACCTGAAATGTTCCTTTGTTTATACAGATGTAATGCTAGTAACTCTACTAGTAATAGGACATGGGGTAATGTCTCTACCAATATGCCCAAATGGAGGAACTAATTGCCAGTTATCTACAGGAGCCCTCTTTGACCGAGCAGTGAAACTTTCACACTATATACATTCCCTCTCTTCTGAAATGTTCAAAGAATTT GATCAACAGTTTACACCAAGCAGCAGGTTTTTTGAAAAGTCTATAATGAGCTGCCATACCTCCTCACTGAAGACTCCAGAAGACAAGGAGCAGGCCCAACAGATTCAA CATGAAGACTTGCTAAACTTAGTGCTTAGAGTTCTGAGGTCCTGGAATGATCCATTGGTTCACATGGTGTCTGAAATACAAGACATCAGGGAAGCACCAGACACTTTTAGATGGAAAGCTGTAGAGATTGAGGAACAAACAAAACGACTCCTGGAAGGAATGGAAAAAATTGTTGGAAGG ATTCATCCTGGTGACCTAGAAAATGAAGTCTACACACTTTGGTCTGGTCCTCCCACTGCGCACTTTGCTGAtgagaatgcccgtctctttgcaTTTTACAACTTACTTCACTGTCTTAACAGAGATTCACATAAGATTGACAATTACTTAAAAGTTTTAAAGTGTCGCCTTATTCATGACAGCAACTGTTAA